One genomic region from Aggregicoccus sp. 17bor-14 encodes:
- a CDS encoding SDR family oxidoreductase has product MTTLPSPASPPAPARPLALLTGASSGIGLDFAHLLAADGHDLVLVARTQGALQALAEQLAREHGARCQVVAADLSEEAGVQRVLAALSGAGRPVEVLVNNAGYASYGPFAEADAQGELRMIQLNVLALTALTRALLPGMLERRRGRILNVASTAAFQPGPLMAVYYATKAYVLSFSEALANETRGTGVSVTCLCPGPTKTGFQARAQMQESRLVKGRTIMDSRTVARAGYAGLLAGRPVVIPGLKNKVLAQSVRLLPRRAVTTLVRSAQERSHV; this is encoded by the coding sequence ATGACGACCCTCCCCTCCCCGGCCTCCCCTCCTGCTCCCGCTCGCCCGCTCGCGCTGCTCACCGGGGCCTCGAGCGGCATCGGGCTGGACTTCGCGCACCTGCTCGCGGCGGACGGGCACGACCTGGTGCTGGTGGCGCGCACGCAGGGCGCGCTGCAGGCGCTCGCCGAGCAGCTCGCGCGCGAGCACGGGGCGCGCTGCCAGGTGGTGGCGGCGGACCTCTCCGAAGAGGCCGGGGTGCAGCGCGTGCTCGCGGCGCTCTCCGGGGCGGGCCGGCCGGTGGAGGTGCTGGTGAACAACGCGGGCTACGCGAGCTACGGCCCCTTCGCCGAGGCGGACGCGCAGGGGGAGCTGCGGATGATCCAGCTCAACGTGCTCGCGCTCACCGCGCTCACCCGGGCGCTGCTGCCGGGGATGCTCGAGCGGCGGCGCGGCCGCATCCTCAACGTCGCCTCCACGGCGGCCTTCCAGCCGGGGCCGCTGATGGCGGTGTACTACGCGACCAAGGCGTACGTGCTCAGCTTCTCCGAGGCGCTCGCCAACGAGACCCGGGGCACGGGGGTGAGCGTCACCTGCCTCTGCCCCGGCCCCACGAAGACGGGCTTCCAGGCGCGCGCGCAGATGCAGGAGAGCCGGCTGGTGAAGGGCCGCACCATCATGGACTCGCGCACGGTGGCGCGCGCGGGCTACGCGGGGCTCCTGGCGGGGCGCCCCGTGGTCATCCCGGGCCTCAAGAACAAGGTGCTCGCCCAGAGCGTGCGCCTGCTGCCCCGCCGCGCCGTGACCACCCTCGTCCGCAGTGCCCAGGAGCGCTCCCATGTCTGA
- a CDS encoding TetR/AcrR family transcriptional regulator codes for MVIKAVARARRDEDKEGRRRQLLEAAAQLFARTPYAELRMAEVAEGAGLAKGTLFLYFPTKEALFLALLDERLGAWFERLDGLLSRSDGRWTVARVVRAVAGSLEGDEALLRLVPVWQTVLEHNVTRAQLQPFKERLLARQLLTGALLEKRLPFLEPGEGARLLLHVHALVSGLRQLADPAPVVRALLQEDPRLAPLCVDFSRELGFALTHLLRGLELRAARPPARSTP; via the coding sequence ATGGTCATCAAGGCGGTGGCGCGGGCGCGCCGGGACGAGGACAAGGAGGGGCGCAGGCGGCAGCTGCTGGAGGCCGCCGCCCAGCTCTTCGCCCGCACGCCCTACGCCGAGCTGCGCATGGCGGAGGTGGCGGAAGGAGCGGGGCTCGCCAAGGGCACGCTGTTCCTCTACTTCCCCACGAAGGAGGCGCTGTTCCTCGCGCTGCTGGACGAGCGGCTGGGCGCCTGGTTCGAGCGGCTGGACGGGCTGCTCTCTCGCTCGGACGGGCGCTGGACGGTGGCGCGGGTGGTGCGCGCGGTGGCCGGCTCGCTCGAGGGGGACGAGGCGCTCCTGCGGCTGGTGCCGGTGTGGCAGACGGTGCTCGAGCACAACGTGACGCGCGCCCAGCTGCAGCCCTTCAAGGAGCGGCTGCTCGCGCGCCAGCTGCTCACCGGGGCCCTGCTGGAGAAGCGCCTGCCCTTCCTCGAGCCCGGGGAGGGGGCGCGGCTGCTGCTGCACGTGCACGCGCTGGTGTCCGGCCTGCGCCAGCTCGCGGACCCCGCGCCAGTGGTGCGGGCGCTGCTGCAGGAGGACCCGCGGCTCGCGCCCCTGTGCGTCGACTTCTCGCGCGAGCTCGGCTTCGCGCTCACCCACCTGCTGCGGGGACTCGAGCTGCGCGCGGCGCGGCCCCCCGCCAGGAGCACCCCATGA
- a CDS encoding ATP-binding protein, with the protein MPSLLRRRPVVLLGVGAVLLLLLHAWVELVLEREALAAQVRARASVEAATDFRRAVLASYAGLLEWHLAVREERREREAQLRGLLVALEASGAELAPSAGAVPGLEEPRLRRLLEDTAALAQSARQELALGGAALPLESLRARWEALGAQADARVAACVRAGGALDRHLASVRRRDTALNAGVLLLEALALFAGLSWWSRRLRLQRRVNAAEQGRAELRQMAASVAHEVNNQLGVLQNTLELARRGAPARELLPFQQESFEQIRRLAADLVTFSGSQDGERSRFDLAELAHGVARGLEAAPGAVTVHAEGPLWLWADKTALARALLNLMKNGVEAGGPVELRVERAQGGLRVRCLDRGAGLPAEHAARLGSPFFSTKARGTGLGLAIIQRVATAHGGRFLLANREGRGAVAELWLPPGPAFEREELTGELPRARDRAL; encoded by the coding sequence ATGCCGTCCCTGCTGCGCAGACGTCCCGTGGTCCTGCTGGGCGTCGGCGCCGTGCTCCTGCTCCTGCTGCACGCCTGGGTGGAGCTGGTGCTCGAGCGCGAGGCGCTCGCCGCCCAGGTGCGCGCCCGCGCGAGCGTGGAGGCGGCCACCGACTTCCGCCGCGCCGTGCTGGCCAGCTACGCGGGCCTGCTCGAGTGGCACCTCGCCGTGCGCGAGGAGCGCCGCGAGCGCGAGGCACAGCTGCGCGGGCTCTTGGTGGCGCTGGAGGCGAGCGGCGCCGAGCTCGCCCCCTCGGCCGGCGCCGTGCCGGGGCTGGAGGAGCCGCGCCTGCGCCGGCTGCTCGAGGACACGGCGGCGCTCGCGCAGAGCGCGCGCCAGGAGCTGGCGCTCGGCGGCGCCGCGCTCCCGCTCGAGAGCCTGCGCGCGCGCTGGGAGGCGCTGGGCGCCCAGGCGGACGCGCGCGTCGCGGCCTGCGTCCGGGCGGGCGGCGCCCTGGACCGCCACCTCGCCAGCGTGCGGCGGCGCGACACCGCGCTCAACGCCGGCGTCCTCCTGCTCGAGGCGCTCGCCCTCTTCGCGGGCCTCAGCTGGTGGAGCCGGCGCCTGCGCCTGCAGCGGCGCGTGAACGCCGCCGAGCAGGGCCGCGCCGAGCTGCGCCAGATGGCCGCCAGCGTCGCCCACGAGGTGAACAACCAGCTGGGCGTGCTGCAGAACACCCTGGAGCTCGCGCGCCGCGGCGCCCCGGCGCGCGAGCTGCTCCCCTTCCAGCAGGAGAGCTTCGAGCAGATCCGCCGCCTCGCCGCCGACCTCGTCACCTTCTCCGGGAGCCAGGACGGCGAGCGCAGCCGCTTCGACCTCGCCGAGCTCGCCCACGGCGTGGCGCGCGGGCTGGAGGCCGCGCCCGGCGCCGTCACCGTGCACGCCGAGGGGCCCCTCTGGCTGTGGGCGGACAAGACCGCGCTCGCGCGCGCCCTGCTGAATCTGATGAAGAACGGGGTGGAGGCGGGCGGCCCCGTGGAGCTGCGCGTGGAGCGCGCCCAGGGCGGCCTGCGCGTGCGCTGCCTCGACCGCGGCGCGGGGCTCCCCGCGGAGCACGCCGCGCGCCTGGGCTCGCCCTTCTTCAGCACCAAGGCGCGCGGCACGGGGCTCGGGCTCGCCATCATCCAGCGCGTGGCCACCGCGCACGGCGGCCGCTTCCTCCTCGCGAACCGCGAGGGCCGCGGCGCGGTGGCCGAGCTGTGGCTGCCGCCCGGCCCCGCCTTCGAGCGCGAGGAGCTCACTGGAGAGCTCCCGCGCGCGCGGGACCGGGCGCTCTAG
- a CDS encoding pyruvate carboxylase, whose amino-acid sequence MAIKRLQKVMCANRGEIAIRVFRACNELGIRTVAIYSDEDRTSEHRHKADEAYLVGRGKRPVAAYLGIDDILDIAQRAGVDAIHPGYGFLSENADFAEACERRGIRFIGPRPDVVRLMGDKVAAKTLAQKVGVPVVPGITLEGPEAEVTAAAQRFFTEYGGPVLVKAAHGGGGRGMRVVREQKDIAEAIAAARSESRGAFGSEVVFLEKFLERVRHIEVQVLGDLQGQLVHLHERDCSVQRRHQKVIEIAPAPVLAPELKRRICDAAVKLCKGAGYSSAGTVEFLVTDTDFYFIEVNARLQVEHTVTEQVTGIDLVQSQLRIAEGHGLADPEVGIPGQDAIVPRGYAVQLRVTTEDPANNFMPDAGVLQAWRAATGPGIRLDGSNGYTGAHISPSYDSMLVKIIAYAPTFEGAVLKGQRALREFRIRGVKTNLPFLENVLRHPVFLEGRTYTRFIDETPELFELTSRRDRASKLLQYLGEVTVNGHPTVKKDQRRSPVQFLEPRTPVVPAGPPPSGTRQILKARGPRGLADWVLRQQKVLLTDTTMRDAHQSLLATRMRTRDILEVAPATAHLAGDLFSLECWGGATFDTAYRFLNEDPWQRLEKLKEAAPNLLLQMLLRGANAVGYTSYPVNVVEAFIDTAAEKGVDVFRVFDSLNDLDSMQVSVDRILTTGKVAEVAICYTGDVANPKRTKYTLDYYADLAKRIEDMGAHFLCIKDMAGLLRPRAAGLLIDRLKETTKLPIHLHMHDTSGNGIAAYQVAIEHGVHIVDGALSSMAGLTSQPSLNALVSALRGHPRDTGLTNAQLQPLSNYWEDVREYYSPFESGLKSTTSEVYYHEIPGGQYSNLRPQVAEMGLLHRWNDVKDCFALVNQLCGDIPKVTPSSKMVGDFAIFLLKNDLAVRGKDLAESAQLTKAKLIEEAPRVDFPSSVVGYFQGQLGHPPGGFPEDLRAAILKGLPVIEGRPSDRLPPLDLNKLRRDVSLKAGRPLELHDALSAALYPRVMDAYLQDLGKYEDLSLLGTPNYFYGMEVGQEIWVDIEPGKTLVIILSAVGEPDENGCRTVYFELNGHGRQVLVRDRSRAAKSESRRQAERGNANHVGASMPGTVIALHAKPGDKVDTGAPLLTLEAMKMETVVRAPRPGTVQELLPALKSSVQGGDLLAVLA is encoded by the coding sequence ATGGCAATCAAGCGACTGCAGAAGGTCATGTGCGCGAACCGGGGCGAGATCGCCATCCGCGTGTTCCGCGCATGCAACGAGCTGGGCATCCGCACCGTCGCCATCTACAGCGACGAGGACCGCACGAGCGAGCACCGGCACAAGGCGGACGAGGCCTACCTCGTGGGCCGCGGCAAGCGCCCGGTCGCGGCCTACCTGGGCATCGACGACATCCTGGACATCGCGCAGCGCGCCGGGGTGGACGCCATCCACCCGGGCTACGGCTTCCTCTCGGAGAACGCGGACTTCGCCGAGGCCTGCGAGCGCCGGGGCATCCGCTTCATCGGCCCGAGGCCGGACGTGGTGCGGCTGATGGGCGACAAGGTGGCGGCGAAGACGCTCGCCCAGAAGGTGGGTGTGCCGGTGGTGCCGGGCATCACCCTGGAGGGCCCCGAGGCGGAGGTGACGGCGGCGGCGCAGCGCTTCTTCACCGAGTACGGCGGGCCGGTGCTGGTGAAGGCGGCGCACGGCGGCGGCGGGCGCGGCATGCGCGTGGTGCGCGAGCAGAAGGACATCGCGGAGGCGATCGCGGCGGCGCGCTCGGAGAGCCGGGGCGCGTTCGGCAGCGAGGTGGTGTTCCTGGAGAAGTTCCTCGAGCGGGTGCGCCACATCGAGGTGCAGGTGCTCGGCGACCTGCAGGGCCAGCTGGTGCACCTGCACGAGCGCGACTGCAGCGTGCAGCGGCGCCACCAGAAGGTGATCGAGATCGCCCCGGCGCCGGTGCTCGCGCCCGAGCTCAAGCGGCGCATCTGCGACGCGGCGGTGAAGCTGTGCAAGGGGGCGGGCTACTCGAGCGCCGGCACGGTGGAGTTCCTCGTCACCGACACGGACTTCTACTTCATCGAGGTGAACGCGCGCCTGCAGGTGGAGCACACCGTCACCGAGCAGGTGACGGGGATCGACCTGGTGCAGAGCCAGCTGCGCATCGCGGAGGGCCACGGGCTCGCGGACCCCGAGGTGGGCATCCCCGGCCAGGACGCCATCGTGCCGCGCGGCTACGCGGTGCAGCTGCGGGTGACGACCGAGGACCCGGCGAACAACTTCATGCCGGACGCGGGCGTGCTGCAGGCCTGGCGTGCGGCGACCGGCCCCGGCATCCGCCTGGACGGCAGCAACGGCTACACCGGCGCGCACATCAGCCCCAGCTACGACAGCATGCTGGTGAAGATCATCGCCTACGCGCCGACCTTCGAGGGCGCGGTGCTCAAGGGCCAGCGCGCGCTGCGCGAGTTCCGCATCCGCGGCGTGAAGACGAACCTGCCCTTCCTGGAGAACGTGCTGCGCCACCCCGTCTTCCTCGAGGGCCGCACCTACACGCGCTTCATCGACGAGACGCCCGAGCTCTTCGAGCTCACCAGCCGCCGCGACCGCGCGAGCAAGCTGCTGCAGTACCTGGGCGAGGTGACGGTGAACGGCCACCCCACGGTGAAGAAGGACCAGCGCCGCAGCCCGGTGCAGTTCCTCGAGCCGCGCACGCCCGTGGTGCCCGCGGGGCCGCCGCCCTCGGGCACGCGGCAGATCTTGAAAGCGCGCGGGCCCCGGGGGCTCGCGGACTGGGTGCTGCGCCAGCAGAAGGTGCTGCTCACCGACACCACCATGCGCGATGCGCACCAGTCCCTGCTCGCGACCCGCATGCGCACGCGGGACATCCTCGAGGTGGCGCCGGCGACGGCGCACCTCGCCGGGGACCTCTTCAGCCTCGAGTGCTGGGGCGGGGCGACCTTCGACACCGCCTACCGCTTCCTCAACGAGGACCCGTGGCAGCGGCTGGAGAAGCTGAAGGAGGCGGCGCCGAACCTGCTCCTGCAGATGCTGCTGCGCGGGGCGAACGCGGTGGGCTACACGAGCTACCCGGTCAATGTCGTAGAGGCCTTCATCGACACCGCGGCGGAGAAGGGCGTGGACGTGTTCCGCGTCTTCGACTCGCTCAACGACCTGGACAGCATGCAGGTGAGCGTGGACCGCATCCTCACCACCGGGAAGGTGGCGGAGGTGGCCATCTGCTACACGGGCGACGTCGCGAACCCCAAGCGCACGAAGTACACGCTGGACTACTACGCGGACCTGGCCAAGCGCATCGAGGACATGGGTGCGCACTTCCTGTGCATCAAGGACATGGCGGGGCTCTTGCGCCCGCGCGCCGCGGGGCTGCTCATCGACCGTCTGAAGGAGACGACGAAGCTGCCCATCCACCTGCACATGCACGACACCAGCGGCAACGGCATCGCCGCGTACCAGGTGGCGATCGAGCACGGGGTGCACATCGTGGACGGCGCCCTGAGCAGCATGGCGGGGCTCACCAGCCAGCCCAGCCTCAACGCGCTCGTCAGCGCGCTGCGCGGCCACCCGCGCGACACCGGCCTCACCAACGCGCAGCTGCAGCCCTTGAGCAACTACTGGGAGGACGTGCGCGAGTACTACAGCCCCTTCGAGAGCGGGCTGAAGAGCACCACGAGCGAGGTCTACTACCACGAGATTCCGGGCGGCCAGTACTCGAACCTCCGGCCGCAGGTGGCGGAGATGGGGCTCCTGCACCGCTGGAACGACGTGAAGGACTGCTTCGCGCTGGTGAACCAGCTGTGCGGGGACATCCCCAAGGTGACGCCCTCCAGCAAGATGGTGGGCGACTTCGCCATCTTCCTGCTCAAGAACGACCTCGCGGTGCGCGGGAAGGACCTCGCCGAGAGCGCGCAGCTCACCAAGGCGAAGCTCATTGAAGAAGCGCCGCGGGTGGACTTCCCCTCCAGCGTGGTGGGCTACTTCCAGGGGCAGCTGGGCCACCCGCCCGGCGGCTTCCCGGAGGACCTGCGCGCGGCCATCCTCAAGGGGCTGCCGGTCATCGAGGGGCGCCCGAGCGACCGGCTGCCGCCGCTGGACCTGAACAAGCTGCGCCGCGACGTGAGCCTCAAGGCGGGCCGCCCGCTCGAGCTGCACGACGCGCTCAGCGCCGCGCTCTACCCGCGCGTGATGGACGCGTACCTGCAGGACCTGGGCAAGTACGAGGACCTCTCGCTGCTGGGCACGCCCAACTACTTCTACGGGATGGAGGTGGGGCAGGAGATCTGGGTGGACATCGAGCCGGGCAAGACGCTCGTCATCATCCTCTCGGCGGTGGGCGAGCCGGACGAGAACGGGTGCCGCACGGTGTACTTCGAGCTCAACGGCCACGGGCGCCAGGTGCTGGTGCGCGACCGCAGCCGCGCGGCGAAGAGCGAGTCGCGGCGCCAGGCGGAGCGCGGCAACGCGAACCACGTGGGCGCGAGCATGCCGGGCACGGTCATCGCGCTGCACGCGAAGCCCGGGGACAAGGTGGACACGGGCGCCCCGCTGCTCACGCTCGAGGCGATGAAGATGGAGACGGTGGTGCGCGCCCCGCGCCCCGGCACGGTGCAGGAGCTGCTGCCGGCGCTCAAGAGCAGCGTGCAGGGCGGAGACCTGCTCGCCGTGCTCGCCTGA
- a CDS encoding TetR/AcrR family transcriptional regulator, translating to MSRTAPRAAPPPPAPEPRRRTQAERREGTRAKLLEATLACLVEVGYARTTTIGVAARAGCSQGALFKHFPGKGALLGAAVESLFPRLIAEYRTVLQRLPTEGDRAASAVELLWEIYQRPELQVAVELFVAARTDPELADVLAQVNPPHRARLREAARELFPEAATQNPGFESLVELTLYSVQGLAVERMSQPTSPAHRQVLDVLAALLRSAFEPAAAARRGRNSNGSNSSPSRKKEEAP from the coding sequence ATGAGCCGCACCGCCCCCCGCGCCGCCCCGCCGCCCCCCGCGCCCGAGCCGCGCCGCCGCACCCAGGCCGAGCGGCGCGAGGGCACGCGGGCAAAGCTGCTGGAGGCCACGCTCGCCTGCCTCGTGGAGGTGGGCTACGCGCGCACGACCACCATCGGGGTCGCCGCGCGCGCCGGCTGCTCGCAGGGGGCGCTGTTCAAGCACTTCCCGGGCAAGGGGGCGCTGCTGGGCGCGGCGGTGGAGAGCCTCTTTCCGCGCCTCATCGCCGAGTACCGCACGGTGCTGCAGCGCCTGCCCACCGAGGGCGACCGCGCGGCGAGCGCGGTGGAGCTGCTGTGGGAGATCTACCAGCGCCCCGAGCTGCAGGTGGCCGTGGAGCTCTTCGTCGCGGCGCGCACCGACCCCGAGCTCGCGGACGTGCTCGCGCAGGTGAACCCGCCGCACCGCGCCCGCCTCCGCGAGGCCGCGCGCGAGCTGTTCCCCGAGGCCGCCACCCAGAACCCGGGCTTCGAGTCCCTCGTCGAGCTCACGCTCTACTCGGTGCAGGGGCTCGCGGTGGAGCGCATGAGCCAGCCCACCTCGCCCGCACACCGCCAGGTGCTGGACGTGCTCGCCGCGCTCTTGCGCAGCGCCTTCGAGCCCGCGGCGGCCGCCCGCCGCGGCCGCAACAGCAACGGCAGCAACAGCAGCCCGAGCCGCAAGAAGGAGGAAGCGCCATGA
- a CDS encoding sterol desaturase family protein, producing the protein MNETAPHIPDLILLAIPVFVLSLIGEIALIAHQRKEQRDEARALVGYALKDSAASITMGLGNVAINLVWKGVAFALYLALYRMTPLRMGFGWAAWVALFFADDLAYYAFHRVHHECRFFWASHVIHHSSERYNLSTAVRQPWMTWTSWVFWAPLALLGFHPVLIVTAQSVSLIYQFFIHTETVGKLGALEWVLNTPSHHRVHHGSNARYLDRNYGGVLIVWDRLFGSFQEELETDPPVYGLTKNIHTYNPLRIAFHEYAAIARDVAHARTWSERVGRALRNPAWQPAPAQLPPPPPQVHAS; encoded by the coding sequence ATGAACGAGACCGCCCCCCACATCCCGGACCTCATCCTCCTGGCCATCCCCGTGTTCGTGCTCTCGCTCATCGGGGAGATCGCGCTCATCGCGCACCAGCGCAAGGAGCAGCGCGACGAGGCGCGCGCGCTCGTGGGCTACGCGCTCAAGGACAGCGCCGCGAGCATCACCATGGGCCTGGGCAACGTGGCCATCAACCTGGTGTGGAAGGGGGTGGCCTTCGCCCTCTACCTCGCGCTCTACCGGATGACGCCCCTGCGCATGGGCTTCGGGTGGGCCGCCTGGGTGGCGCTCTTCTTCGCGGACGACCTCGCCTACTACGCGTTCCACCGCGTGCACCACGAGTGCCGCTTCTTCTGGGCCTCGCACGTCATCCACCACTCGAGCGAGCGCTACAACCTGTCCACCGCGGTGCGCCAGCCGTGGATGACCTGGACGAGCTGGGTGTTCTGGGCGCCGCTCGCGCTGCTGGGCTTCCACCCGGTGCTCATCGTGACGGCGCAGTCGGTGAGCCTCATCTACCAGTTCTTCATCCACACCGAGACCGTGGGCAAGCTGGGCGCGCTCGAGTGGGTGCTCAACACCCCGAGCCACCACCGCGTGCACCACGGCAGCAACGCGCGCTACCTCGACCGGAACTACGGCGGCGTCCTCATCGTCTGGGACCGGCTCTTCGGCAGCTTCCAGGAGGAGCTGGAGACGGACCCGCCCGTGTACGGGCTGACCAAGAACATCCACACCTACAACCCGCTGCGCATCGCCTTCCACGAGTACGCGGCCATCGCGCGGGACGTGGCCCACGCGCGCACCTGGAGCGAGCGCGTGGGGCGCGCGCTGCGCAACCCCGCCTGGCAGCCCGCGCCGGCGCAGCTGCCGCCCCCGCCGCCGCAGGTGCACGCCAGCTAG
- a CDS encoding co-chaperone YbbN yields MFRCAACGAFNRVGVAPPGASAPVCGRCKRALDVSGAPQEVDGEGLARAVAGAPVPVLVDFWAPWCAPCRAAAPVFQQLGQAHAGRLVVLKLNTDAAPQASAAHGIRGIPTFILFRGGQEVARQSGVMPLPQMQAWLKQVGG; encoded by the coding sequence ATGTTCCGCTGTGCAGCGTGTGGGGCCTTCAACCGCGTGGGCGTGGCGCCGCCGGGAGCGAGCGCCCCGGTGTGCGGGCGGTGCAAGCGGGCGCTGGACGTCTCGGGCGCGCCGCAGGAGGTGGACGGCGAGGGGCTCGCCCGCGCGGTGGCCGGCGCGCCGGTGCCCGTGCTGGTGGACTTCTGGGCGCCCTGGTGCGCGCCGTGCCGCGCTGCCGCGCCCGTCTTCCAGCAGCTGGGGCAGGCCCACGCGGGCCGGCTGGTGGTGCTCAAGCTGAACACGGACGCGGCGCCCCAGGCCTCCGCAGCCCACGGCATCCGCGGCATCCCCACCTTCATCCTCTTCCGCGGCGGCCAGGAGGTCGCGCGCCAGAGCGGCGTCATGCCGCTGCCGCAGATGCAGGCGTGGCTGAAGCAAGTCGGCGGCTGA
- a CDS encoding ceramidase produces the protein MVYPFALTGDLPGHWGAVTSSVDWCERNYALSPLVAELFNTLSSLAMVAVGVVGLALHRRVLERRFLAAFALLALVGLGSAAFHASLRFELQMLDELPMLYLVILMVYVLVERGPRRRFGAGFPALLIAYAVLVTFLNARTRGPLQFWVFQLSFGSLELYCLASVWALQRRASAPAVRRLFRLGMGAYALAILLWFTDVRACTFLSVTLPAHGLFNPQLHAVWHVLVSCGFYALLLVIAHERLVALGRAPRLERVGGLLPRLRAG, from the coding sequence ATGGTCTACCCCTTCGCCCTCACCGGAGACCTCCCGGGCCACTGGGGCGCCGTCACCTCCAGCGTGGACTGGTGCGAGCGCAACTACGCGCTCAGCCCCCTCGTGGCCGAGCTGTTCAACACGCTCTCCAGCCTCGCGATGGTGGCCGTGGGGGTGGTGGGGCTCGCGCTGCACCGCCGCGTGCTCGAGCGCCGCTTCCTCGCCGCCTTCGCGCTGCTCGCGCTGGTGGGGCTGGGAAGTGCCGCCTTCCACGCGAGCCTGCGCTTCGAGCTGCAGATGCTGGACGAGCTGCCGATGCTCTACCTCGTCATCCTGATGGTCTACGTCCTGGTGGAGCGCGGGCCGCGGCGGCGCTTCGGCGCAGGGTTCCCCGCGCTGCTCATCGCGTACGCGGTGCTCGTCACCTTCCTGAACGCGCGCACCCGCGGCCCGCTGCAGTTCTGGGTGTTCCAGCTGAGCTTCGGCTCGCTCGAGCTCTACTGCCTCGCGAGCGTGTGGGCGCTGCAGCGCCGCGCGAGCGCTCCCGCCGTGCGCAGGCTCTTCCGGCTCGGAATGGGCGCCTACGCGCTCGCCATCCTGCTCTGGTTCACGGACGTGCGCGCCTGCACGTTCCTGAGCGTCACCCTGCCCGCGCACGGGCTCTTCAACCCCCAGCTGCACGCCGTCTGGCACGTGCTGGTGTCCTGCGGGTTCTACGCCCTGCTGCTGGTCATCGCGCACGAGCGCCTCGTCGCCCTCGGGCGCGCGCCCCGGCTCGAGCGCGTGGGCGGCCTCCTGCCGCGCCTGCGCGCAGGCTGA
- a CDS encoding polysaccharide export protein has product MRGILLLAGSLCLSACAWGPGMYMDEEGYREKHAVKDQPKEEQIQVVPIDAKLLARQFEQMQKERVKPKRDPLAQRAVDYDYRVMPHDVLSVTVWDHPELTIPAGEFRSPEATGYAVASDGTMFFPHVGEVEVAGKTLQEVRRLLTQRLTYVIERPQLDVRVAGFRGQKVQVTGEVVAPATIPITDVPLRVQDALSQAKGTTQEADLRNVTLTRGGQVFLLDMQSLYEDGDISQNWLLQDGDVLHVPDRSRNKVFVLGEVRAPRSRVMVKGRMTLAEAIGDSEGFDPVTSNPAKVYVIRGSWERPTVFKLDAGSPDALLLATHFELKPRDVVFVSPHNLTRWNRIISQIQPTVQLLYQSVDLVNRVDDIRFNNTVPLGTTTPPQSPP; this is encoded by the coding sequence ATGAGAGGCATCCTGCTCCTGGCTGGCTCGCTCTGTCTGAGTGCATGCGCGTGGGGGCCCGGCATGTACATGGACGAGGAGGGATACCGCGAGAAGCACGCGGTCAAGGACCAGCCCAAGGAGGAGCAGATCCAGGTCGTGCCCATCGACGCGAAGCTGCTCGCCCGCCAGTTCGAGCAGATGCAGAAGGAGCGCGTGAAGCCCAAGCGCGACCCGCTCGCCCAGCGCGCCGTGGACTACGACTACCGGGTGATGCCGCACGACGTGCTCAGCGTCACGGTGTGGGACCACCCGGAGCTCACCATCCCCGCCGGCGAGTTCCGCTCGCCCGAGGCCACCGGCTACGCGGTGGCGAGTGACGGGACCATGTTCTTCCCCCACGTGGGCGAGGTGGAGGTGGCGGGCAAGACGCTGCAGGAGGTGCGGCGCCTGCTCACCCAGCGCCTCACCTACGTCATCGAGCGACCGCAGCTGGACGTGCGGGTGGCGGGCTTCCGCGGCCAGAAGGTGCAGGTCACGGGGGAGGTGGTGGCGCCGGCCACCATCCCCATCACCGACGTTCCCCTGCGGGTGCAGGACGCGCTGAGCCAGGCGAAGGGGACCACCCAGGAGGCGGACCTGCGCAACGTGACGCTCACGCGCGGCGGGCAGGTGTTCCTGCTGGACATGCAGTCGCTCTACGAGGACGGCGACATCAGCCAGAACTGGCTGCTGCAGGACGGGGACGTGCTGCACGTGCCGGACCGCAGCCGCAACAAGGTGTTCGTGCTCGGCGAGGTGAGGGCCCCGCGCAGCCGGGTGATGGTGAAGGGGCGCATGACGCTGGCCGAGGCGATCGGCGACAGCGAGGGCTTCGACCCGGTGACCTCCAACCCGGCGAAGGTCTACGTCATCCGCGGCAGCTGGGAGAGGCCCACCGTCTTCAAGCTGGACGCGGGCTCGCCGGACGCGCTGCTGCTCGCCACGCACTTCGAGCTCAAGCCCCGCGACGTGGTGTTCGTCTCGCCCCACAACCTCACGCGCTGGAACCGCATCATCAGCCAGATCCAGCCCACGGTGCAGCTGCTCTACCAGTCCGTGGACCTGGTCAACCGCGTGGACGACATCCGCTTCAACAACACCGTCCCGCTGGGCACCACCACCCCGCCGCAGAGCCCGCCATGA